TCCGGCTCGCGGGCGGTGAACGCGCCCCAGAACACGCCGCGAATGTCGCAGCTTTTCAGCAGCGTCAGGTTGAGCGGCATCTTGGCGATCCCGGCCGGAAAACCGATCACGAGGAAGCGGCCTTCCCACGCGATCGAGCGCAAGGCCGGTTCGGAATAATCGCCGCCCACGATGTCGTAGACGATGTCCGCGCCATTGGGGCCGACAGCGTCCTTGAAAGCCTGTGCAAGCGCCTTGGACTGGTCCTTGTCGAATGGCGCGCGCGGATAGATTACCACTTCGTCGGCGCCTGCCTGCTTGGCGACTTCGCCTTTTTCTTCCGTGGAGACGGCAGCCACGACGCGGCAGCCATAGGCCTTCGCGAGCTCTACCGCGGAAAGGCCCACACCGCCTGCTGCGCCAAGCACGAGGACGGTTTCGCCTTCCTTGATGTCTCCGCGATCCTTCAGGCCGTGAATAGTCGTGCCATAGGTCATCAGGAGCGCGCTTGCCTGCACGAGGTCGATGCCTTCGGGCACTTTGAACAGGCGTGCGGCCGCGACAGCGACCTTTTCCTGCAAGCCTCCATTACCGACACCGCAGATGACCTTGTCCCCCACGGCGAAACCTTCGACGCCTTCGCCCAGCGCTTCGATGGTGCCGGAAATTTCGCCGCCCGGCGCGAAGGGGCGCGGCGGCTTGAACTGGTACATGTCGCGGATGATCAGCGTGTCGGGAAAGTTGATCGCGCAGGCGGCAACGTCGATCAGGACCTCACCCTTGCCGGGCATCGGGGCGTCGATATCCTCGACTACCAGGGTTTCGGGACCGCCTGTTTCCTTCGACAGTACTGCTTTCATGCTGCGTCTCTCCGGTATGATTGGGGCGCGTCGAGCCAGGGGAGGCTGCCTGCGCGCGTCTTCTCGTGTGTTTCGATGGCTTCGTCACGTTTCAGCGTGAGGCCGATTTCGTCCAGCCCTTCCAGCATGCAATGCTTGCGGAACGGATCGATCTCGAATGCGAAGCGATCCTGGTACGGTGTAGTCACGACCTGGTTTTCGAGGTCCAGCGTGATGGGATCGGTCTTCGCCACTTCGAGCAGGCGGTCCACTTGCTCCTGCGGCAATTCGACGGCGAGAATGCCGTTCTTGAATGCGTTGCCGGCAAAGATGTCCGAGAAACTCGGTGCGATCACGGCGCGTAGACCCATGTCCAGCATTGCCCATGCCGCGTGCTCGCGGCTGGAGCCGCAGCCGAAATTGTCGCCCGCGATCAAAATCGGCGCACCCGCGAAATCTTCGACATCGAAAGGATTGCCGGGGGCTTGCCTGATCGTCTCGAACGCGCCTTTGCCAAGGCCTTCGCGGCTGACGGTCTTGAGCCAATGGGCAGGTATGATGACGTCGGTATCGACGTTCTTGAGACCGAGCGGGATGGCGCGGCCTGAGATGACGCTGACCTTGTCCATTACTTCGCCGATCCCGGGAATGCGGGGAGGCGCGACACGTGGCGCGGATCGTGCTGGATCACGACCGTCGCTTCGAGGTTTTCTGCCATCTGGTCGAACCGGTGGAACGAAGCGAGCGTATCTGCGCGATCGGTATTGAACGCCGGCACACCGCGGTTCGTCACCTGCTCTTCGAAGTGATAGAGATCGCCGGTCAGCATGACATTTCCGGTCTCGGGAAGGCGGACCAGCAGGACCGAGTGGCCTGGCGTGTGCCCGGGCATTCCCTTGATCACGACCGAACCGTCACCGAACACGTCATGGTCAGACGCGATCCGCGTAACTTCGCCCTCGGCTCCTTCGGCCAGCCAGGGTGCCAGCTGTGCGCGGGTCGCTTCCATCGCGCCCGAGGTGACGGCTTCTGCATCGCCGCGTCCAATCAACAGCGTTGCGCCCGCAAACTCGGCGGCCTGCCCGATATGGTCATCGTGGTAGTGGCTGATCCCCACGAAATCCACGTCCTCAGGAGCGAGGCCGATTTCAGCAAGCTGTTCAGCGATGGTCTGTTCGACGCTGAGCGTGAAGACCATTTGCGTTACGCTGGTGCCTTTCAGCGCAGAAGGCAGGCCGGCATCCCACAGCAGGTAATTTTCGCCATTGCGGAGGAGATAGCAACTGTCGGTGAGCGTGCGTGGTTCGCCATCGTACAGGTGCGTATCGGAAAAGGGACCCGCATCGCTCAGTTCGATGGTGCCGCAATCGAGACGCCACAGTTCCACGTCGGTTGCGTCCTGCGCGCTTGCCGGGGCGGCGATGCCCAGGGCGAGTGCTGCGGCCGCCAGGGCGGTTCTGGTCTTTGTCATGCGGGCTCCTTGCGCTTTGGCGATCAGTCCGTTTCGGGGTTTTCCCCCGAAGGGATCGGGCCGGGCTGGTTCGGCTGGTTCTTCTTTTCGCGGCGCTTGTTCGCATAGAGCAGCGCGGCGGCGATAGCGGCCGATCCGATCGCACCTGCGATGGCGGCCTTGCCTTTGGGGAGTTTGGTCATGACGGTCTCATGGATTGCAGAGCGGGGAAGGGCAAGGCCTTACCCGCCCGATAGCTTCCTCACGTCGACGAGGTGACCGGCAACAGCCGCAGCAGCCGCCATGGCAGGGCTCATCAGATGGGTGCGGGCGCCCGGGCCCTGGCGGCCCACGAAATTGCGGTTGCTGGTCGACGCGCAGCGTTCGCCCGGCGGCACCTTGTCGGGGTTCATGGCAAGACAGGCGGAACAGCCCGGTTCGCGCCACTCGAAGCCGGCGTCGGTAAAGATGCGGTCCAGCCCTTCGTCTTCGGCCTGTTGCTTGACGAGGCCGGATCCGGGCACGGCGATGGCCCAGCGCACGTTGGCGGCCTTGGTGCGGCCATTCAGGATCGCTGCGGCAGCGCGCAAATCCTCGATCCGGCTGTTGGTGCATGACCCGATGAAAACGTTCTCGATCGCGACATCTTCCAGCGGCGTTCCCGGTTCGAGGCCCATGTAGTCGAGGCTCTTGCGCGCGGCATCCTGCTTGGAAGGGTCGGCAAAGGAATCGGGCGAGGGGACTTTATCGCCGATGGCCACCACGTCTTCCGGGCTAGTGCCCCAGCTGACCGTCGGCTCGATATCGGAGGCGTCGATGACCACACTCTTGTCGAAGACGGCGCCATCATCGGTGGCAAGCGAGCGCCACCATTCGACCGCGCGTTCCCAATCTTCGCCCGTCGGCGCATAGGGGCGACCCTTGAGGTAGCGGAACACTGTGTCGTCCGGCGCGATGATACCCGCTCGCGCGCCTCCCTCGATGCTCATGTTGCAGACGGTGAGGCGGCCTTCGACACTCATCTGTTCGAACACCTCCCCGCGATATTCGATCACGTGGCCGGTGCCGCCCGCAGTACCGATCACGCCGATGATGTGCAGGATCAGGTCCTTCGGAGTGACGCCGGGCGACAGCGCGCCTTCGACCCGCACTTCCATGCTTTTCGACTGGCGCAGCAGCAGGGTCTGGGTAGCCAGAACATGCTCTACCTCGCTTGTGCCGATGCCGAATGCCAGCGCGCCAATCCCGCCGTGGGCCGCCGTATGACTGTCACCGCAAACGATGGTCGCGCCGGGGAGCGAAAAGCCCTGCTCGGGCCCGACGACGTGGACGATGCCTTGTTCGCGTGCGACGGCATCGATGTAGCGGATGCCGAATTCCGGCGCGTTCCTCTCCAGGGCCGCCAATTGTGCTGCACTTTGCGGATCGGCGATCGGGAGGCGCGACCCGTCGGCGGCAAGGCGCGCGGTGGTCGGAACATTGTGGTCCGGCACCGCGAGGGTGAGGTCCGGGCGGCGGACCGGACGACCTGCGACGCGCAGTGCCTCGAATGCCTGCGGGCTGGTGACTTCGTGCACCAGGTGCCGGTCGATATAGACGAGGCAGGTGCCGTCGCCCTGCCGTTCGACAACGTGGGCGTCCCAGATCTTTTCGTAGAGTGTGCGCGGTTTGCTTGCCATTTCGCGCACAGGTTTGCGGCAGGAATGTCACGCGCGCAAAAAGGCAAATCCAGACTCTTCCAAAGTTAACCTTTCCGTGCTTTACTTACACTCATGTCAGCAAAGCCATTCGCCTTTCCGATCCGCGTGATTCCCTCCGATATCGATTTCATGGGTCATGTGAACAACGCCCGTTATCTCAATTGGGTGCAGGACGCGGTCCTTGCCCACTGGAACAAGATCGCGCCTGCCGAAGAGGTGGCCAGCAAGGCATGGGTCGCGCTGAAGCACGAAATCACCTACCGCAAACCGGCTTTCCTCGATGACGAGGTGATCGCCAGCACCGTGCTTGAAAAAGTGCAGGGTGCGCGGGCCTTTTACTCCACTGTGATCCAGCGCGGCGAAGAGGTGCTCGCCGAAGTGAAAAGCGCGTGGTGCTGCATCGATTCCGAAACGCTGCGCCCCGCACGCCTGCGCGAAGAAGTGACCAAGTTCTTCTTCAAAGACTGAGCCGCTATGTTCCGAAACGCTTGTCGTAAGCGGTCGGGACGGGGTACAACCGCTGCATGGGCGCATCCCCGAACATGACAACCAGCAACGGGCGGCAGGCTGCAATCGGCCTTGGGCTGGCTTTCGCCATTTTCGCAAGCTGGCTTACTCTGCACATCTTTGCGATGTTCGCGTTCGAACTCACCTGGCAGACACTCCCGATCGCTCTGGCGATTGCGGTGGTGCAATGCTGGCTTTCGGTCGGTCTTTTCATCGTCAGCCATGATGCGATGCACGGATCGCTCGCGCCGGGCGGCGGCCGGCTCAATGGGCTGATCGGCGCAGTGCTGCTGTTCCTTTATGCAGGGTTTGGCTGGCGCAAGATGCGCGATGCGCATTTCGCCCATCACAAAGCTCCGGGCACGGTGGACGACCCTGATTTCAGCGCCGACCATCCGACGCGGTTCTGGCCGTGGTACGGCACGTTCCTCAAACGCTATTTCGGATGGCAGTCCGTCCTGTTCGTCAGCAGTGTCGTGACGATATACTGGGCTGTATTCTCCATATCGGCCCTCAAGATCGTGCTGCTCTACGGGGCGCCCGCGATCGCTTCCTCGCTGCAGCTGTTTTACTTCGGCACTTATCGCCCGCACCGGCACGACGATATTGGCTTTGCCGACCGGCACAATGCACGCAGCGAAGCATTTTCAAGCCTTGCATCGCTCGCCAGCTGTTTCCATTTCGGCTATCACCACGAACACCACCTCGCGCCGCATGTCCCATGGTGGGGCCTGCCCCGCGCCCGAGAGACCATGTCGCTGCCAGGGACGTCCAAGTGAGCATTCCCGCCATCCTCCTTACCGTAATCCTGTCGATCGCAGGGATGGAACTGTTCGCCTGGTGGGCGCACAAATACATCATGCACGGCTGGGGCTGGGGGTGGCACCGCGACCATCACGAACCGCACGACAACGTGCTGGAGAAGAACGATCTTTACGCCGTGACATTCGGCACGATCGTCTTCGCAATGTTCGCCGTTGGATATATCTACTCCGACCTGCTGTGGTGGATCGCCTTCGGGATCACCTGCTACGGGCTGATCTACACCTTCGTCCACGATGGCCTCGTGCATCAGCGCTATTTCCGCTGGGTGCCCAAGAAAGGCTACGCCAAGCGGCTGGTCCAGGCACACAAGCTGCACCATGCGACCATCGGCAAGGAAGGCGGGGTGAGCTTCGGTTTCGTCCTCGCGCGCGATCCGGCGAAGCTGAAGGCCGAACTCAAGCGCCAGAAAGAAGCAGGGATCGCCACCGTACGCGAAAGCGCCGGAGCCTGAGGCCCCGGCGCTTCGTGTTCTAATCGGTCTGTGCCGCTTAGCGGGCGTAGTTCACATACAGGCCGTGGATCAGTCCCGGAATGAAGCCCAGCAGCGTCAGCACGACATTGAGCAATGTGGTGCCGCTGAGCCCGTGCTTGGCAGCAACGCCAAGCGGGGGGAGCAGGATCGTGGCGATGAGAATGAGAATTGCCATTTGAGAGTGTTCCTTTCGGTCGACCCTCCCATCCGTATGTTAGCCTAACGGACTGAAACGCATCGCGTTCCTGATACCGTCTATTCGTTGCGCGTGGCAATCCAGCTGCCGGCGATCACTAGGATGGCGATGGAAATGTAGTACCACGGCTCTCCCAGCGTATACCAGGTGAAGACAGCGCCCGTCGCCATGGCTCCGATCGCCATTGTCTTTGCCCGGCGGCTGATTGCGCGGCGCTCACGCCAATCGCGCACTTGCGGACCCCACGTCGGGTGGTCGAGGATCTTCTTTTCCAGTTCCGGGCTGGAGCGGGCGAAAAAATAAACCGCCAGAAGCAGGAAGGGCACCGTCGGCATGATGGGCAGGAACGCCCCGATGGCGCCGAGTCCGACGAACAGGAATCCACATGCGCGATAAATGTGTCGCCGCATCCTAGGCGGCCGCGATCCGCGCGGCGTGCTCCTGCACCAGCGCGATCATGTTGGGCACGCCCTGCGTCCGGTTGCTGGAAAGCTGGTTCTTGAGATCGAAGGGATCGAGCGCGGCGGCGATGTCCATCTGCGCCACTTCTTTGGCAGGCTTGTCCTGTACTGCCGATATCACGAGCGCCACGATGCCCTTGGTGATCGCGGCATTGCTGTCGGCCAGGAAATGCAGCTGGTCGGCATCGCCTGTCGGATAGACCCAGACCGCTGCCGAACATCCGCGCACAAGCGTGGCATCGGTTTTGAGCGGGTCGGGCATGGGTTCGAGGTCCCGTCCCAGCTCGATCAGCAGGCGATACCGCTCGTCGCCTTCGAGGAAGTCGTATTCTTCGGCAATGTCATTGAGTGAACGCATGGCGGCGGCATTTAGCCAGCTAAACCGGCGGCGTCCATCGCACTCAGCCGGCCAGCCCTCCGGGGCGGGTAAATGCATAGTAGATGACGTAAAACCAGCCGAAAAATCCCTGGATTATCGCCCAGAGGATCGATTGGTGCTGGCTCCAGCTGATGGCGACGGCGATCGCGCTGCCTAGGCCGATACCGGCCTGCGCTGCATTGTTGGTCGCGCTCACAGGTCCACTCCGCTGGCAATCGCTTCGAGCTTCTTGATCCGCTCGCGCAGGTCGGCAAGTTCGATACGGGCCGCGCCCATCGCGCTGCCGGTGTCTTCGGGTACGGGCGCATCATGTTCCAGCTGGCGGCGTTTGAATTCGATCCAGTCGTGCCATGCCCTGAGCAGGGTGCCGGCGACAATTACCAGGCCGATCAGCGCAGCGCCTGCGATTATGAGTGTCGGTTCGAACATTTCCCCATGTCCTCCTTGAACCCGGATGGTCCTCAGTTTTCCTTTTCGACCTGCTTGTCGCGCAGGGCCTCGATCTCGGCGGAAATCCGCCGCGTTTCGTTCGCGTCGAGCGAATTGCCGTCGGTGGCGATGCGCTCCAGTACCTTGATGCGTTCGCGCAGGTTTTCGATTTCACGCTGGGCTTCGGGATCGTCATTCTTCCCGACCCACTGCTGGTTGCCCTGCTTGTCCTCGATAATGCCTGCCTGCGCGCGATATTTCGCTGCCATGACCTTGCCGATAGCGACGATCATGACGATCAGGACTACTGCGATAGGCCAGTTCATCGCGCGGTCTCCACTCTGGCGGGCAAGTCCTCGATCTGATGAAGGTCGCGCAGTTCGTCGATCTGGGAAGCCAGAGCGTGATTGCTGTCGGTGGCAATGCGCTCGAGTACGCGGAGACGCTCCTCGATCTTGCTGTAGTCGCCCTTGGAGTAGCGCGCCTCTTCGGCCTTTGCCTCGGCTTCTCGGACCTTCAACTCCGCGCGGCGTTCTTCATGCTCGACCTGGCGCCGGTGGATGAGAATACCGGTGGTCATGGCCAGCAGCGCCACAGTCAGGACGAAGGCGAAAATCAGGATCAGGTTCGCATCCATCAGTTGGTCTCCGACTTGTCGCGCAAGCGGTCGATCTCGTTCGTGAGATGATAGCCGCTGTCGGTAACGATGCGTTCGACATTCCCCATACGGTCCTTGAGCGAACCCAGTTCAGCGCGCAGTTCGGCGTTTTCCTGGGTGAGCAGCTTGACCCGCTCCACAGCCTGATCGTTCTTCGGATAGACGGACTTGCCCCAGCTGTTTTCCAGCGGATAGCCGTTCTTTATCCGCAACCAGGTCGTAACCACCCAGCCGCCCGTCATGATGGCTACACCGGCGATGATTGCGGTTTCGGTGAAGAATTCCATCATGCTTTCTCCCTGTTAAGCGTTCCGAGGGGGACACCGTTGCCATCGTCATCGACGCGGCGCTGGTCCCGAAGTGCCTCTATCTGCGTGGCGACATCGTAACCCTTGTCGGTCACGATCCGCTCCAGCACCTGAACGCGGTCTTCCAGTTGCTGCACCTTGCTGGCGTATTGCGCTGCCTGTTCGGCAGTTGCCTGCGCGGTAGTCTGAATGTTCATTTCGGCGAGCTTCTGCTGGTGCCTGGTCCAGATCGCGACGATCGGGATGCTCAGCGCCAGGATCGGTATCAAAAGCGCGGGATCCATATTCTCTCTCCCCCTCGGCCCGGCCTTAGCGCAGGCGTTCGATTTCGGCCGTGAGGCGCGGGTTGTTGCTGACGTAGAAGGTTTCGACGTCGGCCAGGCGGCGATCGATGTCCTTCATCTTGCCGCGGATTTCGCGGGCCGTACGCTTGGGGTTCTGCCGCACGCCCTGCCAGTACTTCTGTTCGGCAGGCTCGGAGTAGAGGTGTGCAGGCTTCTTGTTCAGCAGGATGCCGGCAACGAAGTAGGCGAGGATCGGCCAGCCCATCGAGACGGCCAGGATCAGGAAGCCCAGGCGGATCCACAGGGCGTTGACGCCGGTGTAGTCCGCGATGCCGGAGAGAACCCCCATGAACTTCGCGTTCTGCTTGTCACGATAAAGAGTGGTGCGGGGGGAGTTCACTTCGATGCTCCTTTTTTCTCGGCAATCAGCTGTTCGAGTTCGCGCAGCTGCTCATTGTCCTGCTCGCTGTCGTGGACGAGGCGGGCGGGGCGGAATTCGGGGTTGTCGGAAGCGACGAGGCGCTCGACAGTGTCCATCCGGTCATCGAGGCGCTTGGCGAGATTGTAGAGCTCTTCCAGCAGCGCTTCGTCGTCGGTGGTGATGGTGGCGGATGTCTTCCACTTCGTGATGTAGTGCAGGACGATCCACGGCAGGGCGATGAAGATCGCCACGATTGCAAAAATCTCGTCCATGGATCAGTCCTCCTTCTTCGCGTCGGGCTTGCCGAGCGCTTTTTTCATCTGTTCAAGCTCATCGTCGATCGCATCGGCGCCTTCGAGCGCAGCGATCTCGTCGGACAGGCTGGGCTGCTTGCTGCCATCCGATATGGAAAGCGCTTCGGCACGGCCTTCGGCATAGTCGACCCGGCGTTCCAGCTGGTCGAAACGGCTGAGCGCATCGTCGACGCGGTCTTCGGTCATCAGGCTGCGCAGTTTGACCCGGTTCTCCGCGCTTTCCAGGCGGGCGGCGATCGCAGTCTGGCGGCTGCGTGCTTCGCGCAGGCGGTTCTGCAGCTTCTGGATGTCCTGCTCGTAAGCGCGCAGCGCGTCGTCGAGAACGGCGATCTCCTGCTTGAGCTGGTCGCTCATGTCGGCAGCCTTCTTTTTCTCGACGAGGGCTGCGCGGGCAAGATCCTCGCGATCCTTAGATAGCGCGAGAGCCGCTTTCTCGCCCCAGTCGGCCTGGAGCTTGTCCAGCTTGACCGTGTGGCGGTGCATTTCCTTCTGGTCCGCGATCGTGCGCGCCGCGCTGGCGCGGACTTCCACCAGGGTTTCCTCCATCTCGAGGATGATCATGCGGATCATCTTCTGCGGATCATCCGCCTTGTCGAGCATGTCGTTGAAGTTGGCGGCGACGATATCGCGGGTTCTGCTGAAAATGCCCATCAAGGGTGCTCCGGTTGAGAAAAATTCATTGATCTTCGTATTCACTGTTTCGGGATTGGTCCAATCTCTTGCGCGCTGCGCTTCGCGATCGATCCGTGCAAGGCGCTTGCCATGCGGCTTGGGGGGACGGGCCGAAGCGTCGGGACTAGTGCGCTCCGGCCCGAGGGGGGTATTGTCGGTCACGCGATTTCTACCTGCTCGTAGGAAGCGACGACCGCGACCGGGCTGGTCAGGGAGATCTGCGAGCTCAGCACGACGAAGGCCGTCATGGCCGCGATGCTGGCAAGGGCAGCTTGTCCGAGCTGGGTCTGGAAGAATTTGCGGTCGTACATGGTTGTCCTCCCTGGACTGGAATGCGTTGTTGTCCTGTGTTCAGCAAAGGCCGTGCCAAAACGCATAAAGCGCGGAAATTCAATGGTTTTGAAATTTTCGACGAACGTCATGATGGCGGGTATTGCCAACCCTTGGGAAAATTCCCTATCTATTGGTCATGGAGCGGGAAAATCAGTTCATTGGGCAGTCCGGCGCCTTCCTGGACGCGGTCGAGCGGACCAGCCGTGCAGCGCCCATGCGGCGCCCCGTCCTCGTGATCGGCGAGCGCGGGACCGGCAAGGAACTGATCGCCGAACGCCTCCACCGCCTATCCACCCGCTGGGACGAACCGCTCGTCACCATGAACTGCGCGGCGCTTCCTGAAACGCTGATCGAGGCCGAGCTGTTCGGACACGAGGCCGGAGCGTTTACCGGTGCTACCAAACAACGCGCCGGAAGGTTCGAGGAGGCCGACAAAGGTACTCTGTTTCTCGACGAACTGGGTACTCTGTCGATGGGGGCGCAAGAGAGGCTGCTGAGGGCAGTCGAATACGGCGAGGTTACGCGGATCGGTTCGTCGCGTCCCATGCGTGTGGATGTACGAATTGTCGCGGCAACGAACGAGGACCTCCCCGCCAAGGCAGAGCGCGGCGAGTTTCGCGCCGACCTTCTCGACCGGCTCAGCTTCGAGGTCATCACGCTCCCTCCCCTGCGTGTACGCGAGGGGGATATCGGCGTGCTGGCGGACTATTTCGGCCGCCGTATGGGGGCGGAGCTCGGCTGGGAGGCCTGGCCTGGCTTTGCGGAGCATGTCGCCAAGGAGCTCGAAGAGCACCCTTGGCCCGGCAATGTCCGTGAGCTGCGC
This DNA window, taken from Qipengyuania seohaensis, encodes the following:
- a CDS encoding NADPH:quinone oxidoreductase family protein translates to MKAVLSKETGGPETLVVEDIDAPMPGKGEVLIDVAACAINFPDTLIIRDMYQFKPPRPFAPGGEISGTIEALGEGVEGFAVGDKVICGVGNGGLQEKVAVAAARLFKVPEGIDLVQASALLMTYGTTIHGLKDRGDIKEGETVLVLGAAGGVGLSAVELAKAYGCRVVAAVSTEEKGEVAKQAGADEVVIYPRAPFDKDQSKALAQAFKDAVGPNGADIVYDIVGGDYSEPALRSIAWEGRFLVIGFPAGIAKMPLNLTLLKSCDIRGVFWGAFTAREPERNNANIAELFDLWKAGKINPLVSETYPIERAHEAIAKLENRGAIGKLVVTMD
- the leuD gene encoding 3-isopropylmalate dehydratase small subunit: MDKVSVISGRAIPLGLKNVDTDVIIPAHWLKTVSREGLGKGAFETIRQAPGNPFDVEDFAGAPILIAGDNFGCGSSREHAAWAMLDMGLRAVIAPSFSDIFAGNAFKNGILAVELPQEQVDRLLEVAKTDPITLDLENQVVTTPYQDRFAFEIDPFRKHCMLEGLDEIGLTLKRDEAIETHEKTRAGSLPWLDAPQSYRRDAA
- a CDS encoding N-acyl homoserine lactonase family protein, with protein sequence MTKTRTALAAAALALGIAAPASAQDATDVELWRLDCGTIELSDAGPFSDTHLYDGEPRTLTDSCYLLRNGENYLLWDAGLPSALKGTSVTQMVFTLSVEQTIAEQLAEIGLAPEDVDFVGISHYHDDHIGQAAEFAGATLLIGRGDAEAVTSGAMEATRAQLAPWLAEGAEGEVTRIASDHDVFGDGSVVIKGMPGHTPGHSVLLVRLPETGNVMLTGDLYHFEEQVTNRGVPAFNTDRADTLASFHRFDQMAENLEATVVIQHDPRHVSRLPAFPGSAK
- a CDS encoding isopropylmalate isomerase — encoded protein: MTKLPKGKAAIAGAIGSAAIAAALLYANKRREKKNQPNQPGPIPSGENPETD
- the leuC gene encoding 3-isopropylmalate dehydratase large subunit, coding for MASKPRTLYEKIWDAHVVERQGDGTCLVYIDRHLVHEVTSPQAFEALRVAGRPVRRPDLTLAVPDHNVPTTARLAADGSRLPIADPQSAAQLAALERNAPEFGIRYIDAVAREQGIVHVVGPEQGFSLPGATIVCGDSHTAAHGGIGALAFGIGTSEVEHVLATQTLLLRQSKSMEVRVEGALSPGVTPKDLILHIIGVIGTAGGTGHVIEYRGEVFEQMSVEGRLTVCNMSIEGGARAGIIAPDDTVFRYLKGRPYAPTGEDWERAVEWWRSLATDDGAVFDKSVVIDASDIEPTVSWGTSPEDVVAIGDKVPSPDSFADPSKQDAARKSLDYMGLEPGTPLEDVAIENVFIGSCTNSRIEDLRAAAAILNGRTKAANVRWAIAVPGSGLVKQQAEDEGLDRIFTDAGFEWREPGCSACLAMNPDKVPPGERCASTSNRNFVGRQGPGARTHLMSPAMAAAAAVAGHLVDVRKLSGG
- a CDS encoding acyl-CoA thioesterase, with the protein product MSAKPFAFPIRVIPSDIDFMGHVNNARYLNWVQDAVLAHWNKIAPAEEVASKAWVALKHEITYRKPAFLDDEVIASTVLEKVQGARAFYSTVIQRGEEVLAEVKSAWCCIDSETLRPARLREEVTKFFFKD
- a CDS encoding fatty acid desaturase, translating into MTTSNGRQAAIGLGLAFAIFASWLTLHIFAMFAFELTWQTLPIALAIAVVQCWLSVGLFIVSHDAMHGSLAPGGGRLNGLIGAVLLFLYAGFGWRKMRDAHFAHHKAPGTVDDPDFSADHPTRFWPWYGTFLKRYFGWQSVLFVSSVVTIYWAVFSISALKIVLLYGAPAIASSLQLFYFGTYRPHRHDDIGFADRHNARSEAFSSLASLASCFHFGYHHEHHLAPHVPWWGLPRARETMSLPGTSK
- a CDS encoding sterol desaturase family protein; the encoded protein is MSIPAILLTVILSIAGMELFAWWAHKYIMHGWGWGWHRDHHEPHDNVLEKNDLYAVTFGTIVFAMFAVGYIYSDLLWWIAFGITCYGLIYTFVHDGLVHQRYFRWVPKKGYAKRLVQAHKLHHATIGKEGGVSFGFVLARDPAKLKAELKRQKEAGIATVRESAGA
- a CDS encoding YqaE/Pmp3 family membrane protein; protein product: MAILILIATILLPPLGVAAKHGLSGTTLLNVVLTLLGFIPGLIHGLYVNYAR
- a CDS encoding YbaN family protein — protein: MRRHIYRACGFLFVGLGAIGAFLPIMPTVPFLLLAVYFFARSSPELEKKILDHPTWGPQVRDWRERRAISRRAKTMAIGAMATGAVFTWYTLGEPWYYISIAILVIAGSWIATRNE
- a CDS encoding SufE family protein, which produces MRSLNDIAEEYDFLEGDERYRLLIELGRDLEPMPDPLKTDATLVRGCSAAVWVYPTGDADQLHFLADSNAAITKGIVALVISAVQDKPAKEVAQMDIAAALDPFDLKNQLSSNRTQGVPNMIALVQEHAARIAAA
- the pspC gene encoding envelope stress response membrane protein PspC encodes the protein MNSPRTTLYRDKQNAKFMGVLSGIADYTGVNALWIRLGFLILAVSMGWPILAYFVAGILLNKKPAHLYSEPAEQKYWQGVRQNPKRTAREIRGKMKDIDRRLADVETFYVSNNPRLTAEIERLR
- the pspB gene encoding envelope stress response membrane protein PspB, with translation MDEIFAIVAIFIALPWIVLHYITKWKTSATITTDDEALLEELYNLAKRLDDRMDTVERLVASDNPEFRPARLVHDSEQDNEQLRELEQLIAEKKGASK
- the pspA gene encoding phage shock protein PspA, with the protein product MDREAQRARDWTNPETVNTKINEFFSTGAPLMGIFSRTRDIVAANFNDMLDKADDPQKMIRMIILEMEETLVEVRASAARTIADQKEMHRHTVKLDKLQADWGEKAALALSKDREDLARAALVEKKKAADMSDQLKQEIAVLDDALRAYEQDIQKLQNRLREARSRQTAIAARLESAENRVKLRSLMTEDRVDDALSRFDQLERRVDYAEGRAEALSISDGSKQPSLSDEIAALEGADAIDDELEQMKKALGKPDAKKED
- the pspF gene encoding phage shock protein operon transcriptional activator yields the protein MERENQFIGQSGAFLDAVERTSRAAPMRRPVLVIGERGTGKELIAERLHRLSTRWDEPLVTMNCAALPETLIEAELFGHEAGAFTGATKQRAGRFEEADKGTLFLDELGTLSMGAQERLLRAVEYGEVTRIGSSRPMRVDVRIVAATNEDLPAKAERGEFRADLLDRLSFEVITLPPLRVREGDIGVLADYFGRRMGAELGWEAWPGFAEHVAKELEEHPWPGNVRELRNVVERAVYRWDDWEAPIGHVQFDPFDSPWKPISPTIPKKEAAEQSAPATAHSAPELDQVEDLRAAVDQHERTILEHALGKHRWNQRQTAKALGLSYDQLRHAIKKHGLMEGQ